A DNA window from bacterium contains the following coding sequences:
- the lptC gene encoding LPS export ABC transporter periplasmic protein LptC, whose translation ADSLAGPGAAGERPTQQIFDYRLVESDAGVKQWILQSEEMRKYGGQRDMVLSEVHMDFFQDGAHFSVLVADSGTANTVTKQVFTWGNVVVTTDDGRRLETEELHFDDKSGLIHNDVFNRFTRRADVMTGFGLEATPDLEYIELKRDVKAAVTDTTDLARPAPGSGKEGP comes from the coding sequence GCCGACTCGCTCGCGGGCCCCGGCGCCGCGGGCGAGCGTCCGACCCAACAGATCTTCGACTACCGCCTGGTCGAGTCCGACGCGGGCGTGAAGCAGTGGATCCTGCAGAGCGAGGAGATGCGCAAGTACGGCGGACAGCGCGACATGGTGCTCAGCGAAGTGCACATGGACTTCTTCCAGGACGGCGCCCATTTCTCGGTGCTGGTCGCCGACAGCGGGACCGCCAACACCGTCACCAAGCAGGTCTTCACCTGGGGCAACGTGGTGGTGACGACCGACGACGGCCGCCGCCTCGAGACCGAGGAGCTGCATTTCGACGACAAGTCCGGCCTCATCCACAACGACGTCTTCAACCGGTTCACGCGCAGGGCCGACGTCATGACGGGATTCGGCTTGGAGGCCACGCCGGATCTGGAGTACATTGAACTCAAGCGCGACGTGAAGGCCGCCGTCACCGACACCACCGATCTGGCCCGGCCGGCTCCCGGCTCCGGGAAAGAGGGGCCGTGA
- the lptB gene encoding LPS export ABC transporter ATP-binding protein: protein MSSTDNPRTSVLTATGLRKVYRGRAVVDGVDLLLNQGEIVGLLGPNGAGKTTSFYMIVGFITPDAGQVHLDGSDISRLPMYKRARRGIGYLPQESSIFRQLTVEQNVMAVLQSRGLGRQERHRRQDELLEMMGVTHIRKNRGYELSGGERRRVEIARALVTEPKFILLDEPFAGIDPIAVADLQTVVSQLRDQGLGVLITDHNVRETLHITDRAYILFEGRIELSGSADEIVASDKAREIYLGEKFRL, encoded by the coding sequence GTGAGCAGCACCGACAACCCCCGCACCAGCGTCCTGACGGCCACCGGCCTGCGCAAGGTCTACCGGGGCCGCGCCGTCGTCGACGGCGTCGACCTGCTGCTCAACCAGGGCGAGATCGTCGGCCTGCTCGGCCCCAACGGCGCGGGCAAGACCACGTCCTTCTACATGATCGTCGGCTTCATCACGCCCGACGCGGGGCAGGTCCACCTCGACGGCAGCGACATCTCGCGGTTGCCCATGTACAAGCGGGCGCGCCGCGGCATCGGCTACCTGCCCCAGGAGTCGAGCATCTTCCGCCAGCTCACCGTCGAGCAGAACGTCATGGCCGTGCTGCAGAGCCGGGGGCTCGGCCGCCAGGAGCGCCACCGCCGCCAGGACGAACTGCTGGAGATGATGGGCGTGACCCACATCCGGAAGAACCGGGGCTACGAACTGAGCGGCGGCGAGCGGCGCCGGGTGGAGATCGCGCGGGCCCTGGTCACCGAGCCCAAGTTCATCCTGCTGGACGAGCCCTTCGCCGGCATCGACCCCATCGCCGTGGCCGACCTGCAGACGGTGGTCTCCCAGCTGCGCGACCAGGGCCTCGGCGTGCTGATCACCGACCACAACGTGCGGGAGACCCTGCACATCACCGATCGGGCCTACATCCTCTTCGAGGGCCGGATCGAGCTGTCGGGCTCGGCCGACGAGATCGTGGCCTCGGACAAGGCCCGCGAAATTTATCTAGGCGAAAAGTTCCGGCTTTAA
- the rpoN gene encoding RNA polymerase factor sigma-54, producing the protein MAPNIGLRQNLSLRQNLVMTQRLQQALKLLQVPTLELEQILRSELQGNPLLEEIEPEDEIDDVARREDQITADEEKVRESELAPEDQDRDWGDSWDEGFRSVAADQGYVEEDELERPQKYIPSGQEDLTEQLQLAVPEGLERRIGEYIIGCLNEDGMLGCPVAEIAAYYEVDEETVEAVLRIVQGFDPPGVGARDLQECLLLQLEARGLADSEEAHVILHHFEALKNRKFGDIARDMKITPKDVQEIAQRIGELDPRPGLSSQAEGARAIVPDLEVVKVDEDGDEYAVYLNDGNLPRLRVSQAYEGTARNNEDTVKFIDEKKRHAEWVIKTIEQRRRTMIKVMEAIVAEQQEFFEKGAIALKPLTLQQVASTIGMHESTVSRVTRQKYVQTPRGVFPLKFFFSAGLDSDSGTEVAAKAVKIMIREIIDGENPSKPLSDKKIVDMLQESGLKIARRTVAKYREQMGILSARMRKQF; encoded by the coding sequence ATGGCCCCGAACATCGGCTTACGCCAGAACCTATCCCTGCGTCAGAACCTGGTGATGACGCAGCGCCTCCAGCAGGCCCTCAAGCTCCTGCAGGTGCCCACCCTGGAGCTCGAGCAGATCCTGCGCAGCGAACTGCAGGGCAATCCCCTCCTGGAAGAGATCGAACCCGAGGACGAGATCGACGACGTCGCCCGGCGCGAGGACCAGATCACCGCCGACGAGGAGAAGGTGCGCGAGTCCGAACTCGCCCCCGAGGACCAGGACCGCGACTGGGGGGACAGCTGGGACGAGGGCTTTCGCAGCGTCGCCGCCGACCAGGGCTACGTCGAGGAGGACGAACTCGAGCGGCCCCAGAAATACATCCCCTCGGGGCAGGAAGACCTCACCGAGCAGCTCCAGCTGGCGGTGCCCGAAGGACTCGAGCGCCGCATCGGCGAGTACATCATCGGCTGCCTGAACGAGGACGGCATGCTGGGCTGCCCGGTGGCCGAGATCGCCGCCTACTACGAGGTCGACGAGGAGACGGTCGAGGCCGTGCTGCGCATCGTGCAGGGATTCGACCCGCCGGGCGTGGGCGCGCGCGACCTGCAGGAGTGCCTGCTGCTGCAGCTCGAGGCCCGCGGTCTCGCCGATTCGGAGGAGGCCCACGTCATCCTGCACCACTTCGAGGCGCTGAAGAACCGCAAGTTCGGCGACATCGCCCGCGACATGAAGATCACCCCCAAGGACGTGCAGGAGATCGCCCAGCGCATCGGCGAGCTCGACCCGCGGCCCGGCCTCTCGAGCCAGGCCGAGGGCGCGCGCGCGATCGTGCCCGATCTCGAGGTGGTCAAGGTCGACGAGGACGGCGACGAGTACGCCGTCTATCTCAACGACGGCAACCTGCCGCGCCTGCGCGTCAGCCAGGCCTACGAAGGCACCGCGCGCAACAACGAGGACACCGTCAAGTTCATCGACGAGAAGAAGCGCCACGCCGAGTGGGTCATCAAGACCATCGAGCAGCGGCGCCGCACCATGATCAAGGTCATGGAGGCCATCGTGGCCGAGCAGCAGGAGTTCTTCGAGAAGGGGGCCATCGCCCTCAAGCCCCTCACCTTGCAGCAGGTCGCCTCGACCATCGGGATGCACGAGTCGACGGTGTCCCGGGTCACCCGCCAGAAGTACGTCCAGACGCCCCGCGGCGTCTTTCCGCTGAAGTTCTTCTTCAGCGCCGGTCTCGACTCCGACAGCGGCACCGAGGTGGCGGCCAAGGCCGTCAAGATCATGATCCGGGAGATCATCGACGGCGAGAACCCGTCGAAGCCCCTGTCGGACAAGAAGATCGTCGATATGTTGCAGGAGAGCGGCCTGAAGATCGCTCGCCGCACGGTGGCCAAGTACCGGGAGCAGATGGGCATCCTGAGTGCGCGCATGCGCAAGCAGTTCTAG
- a CDS encoding HPF/RaiA family ribosome-associated protein: MQMEIKARHFNLGDEQKEFIEAAVEKLVRFCPRPVQSFQLNIDHDAGRFSAAAVMHLKATEFRAHAEGHEPEVAVTELAENLRKQLEKFKGKISGRQKGETGGLGRAMLADIALDAAEEDSPLAFVLKDMDVGTAKASLRGSGQPFLVFRNVENARVAVIYRRDDGELGHMEARDESA; encoded by the coding sequence ATGCAGATGGAAATCAAGGCCCGTCATTTCAACCTGGGTGACGAGCAGAAGGAATTCATCGAGGCGGCCGTGGAGAAGCTCGTGCGCTTCTGCCCCCGGCCCGTGCAGTCGTTCCAGCTGAACATCGACCACGACGCCGGCCGCTTCAGCGCGGCGGCGGTGATGCACCTGAAGGCGACCGAATTCCGGGCCCACGCCGAAGGCCACGAGCCCGAAGTCGCCGTGACCGAACTGGCGGAGAACCTCCGCAAGCAGCTCGAGAAGTTCAAGGGCAAGATCAGCGGGCGCCAGAAGGGGGAGACCGGCGGCCTCGGTCGGGCCATGCTGGCCGACATCGCCCTGGACGCCGCCGAGGAGGACAGCCCCCTGGCCTTCGTGCTCAAGGACATGGACGTGGGCACCGCCAAGGCCAGCCTGCGCGGGTCCGGCCAGCCCTTCCTCGTCTTCCGCAACGTCGAGAACGCCCGCGTCGCGGTCATCTACCGCCGGGACGACGGCGAACTGGGCCACATGGAGGCCCGGGACGAGTCCGCATGA
- the hprK gene encoding HPr(Ser) kinase/phosphatase has product MTRHGGKGVTTPTVTVQGVYRDLRDTLLLEMMVEMPAEPVPVAAADVHRPGMALMGFAENFLPGRIQVFGESEMAYLETLSEAEQCTAVERVLELQPPAIFVAMDQTVPECIINLARRRSFPLVRSALPAVEFMAEITHHLERVFSPRTEVHGTLVDVYGVGLLFTGRSGIGKSECALDLIERGHRLVADDIVELTRTNEDVLIGRYREVLRHHLEIRGVGVIDVQAIFGIRAIRMQKRVEVEVQLQEWDDTVDYERSGLENRFTEILGVSLPQVAVPLFPGKNITVISEVIALNFMLKIYGYDAAQVLNERILSTMRSSNRLHNYLDHDRE; this is encoded by the coding sequence ATGACCCGTCACGGCGGCAAGGGAGTCACCACGCCGACGGTGACGGTCCAGGGGGTCTATCGCGACCTCAGGGACACGTTGCTGCTGGAGATGATGGTGGAGATGCCCGCCGAGCCGGTGCCCGTCGCCGCGGCGGACGTGCACCGGCCCGGCATGGCCCTGATGGGGTTCGCCGAGAACTTCCTGCCCGGTCGCATCCAGGTCTTCGGCGAGTCGGAGATGGCCTACCTCGAGACCCTGTCCGAAGCGGAGCAGTGCACCGCCGTCGAACGGGTGCTCGAGCTGCAGCCTCCGGCCATCTTCGTCGCCATGGACCAGACCGTGCCCGAGTGCATCATCAACCTGGCGCGGCGCCGGTCGTTTCCGCTCGTGCGCTCGGCCCTGCCGGCGGTCGAGTTCATGGCCGAGATCACGCACCACCTCGAGCGGGTCTTCTCGCCCCGCACCGAGGTGCACGGGACGCTGGTCGACGTGTACGGCGTCGGGCTGCTGTTCACGGGGCGCTCGGGCATCGGCAAGTCCGAGTGCGCCCTCGACCTCATCGAACGCGGCCATCGCCTCGTGGCCGACGACATCGTCGAACTGACCCGGACCAACGAGGACGTCCTCATCGGACGCTACCGCGAGGTGCTGCGCCACCACCTGGAGATCCGCGGCGTGGGCGTCATCGACGTCCAGGCCATCTTCGGCATCCGGGCCATCCGCATGCAGAAGCGCGTCGAGGTCGAAGTGCAGCTACAGGAGTGGGACGACACGGTCGATTACGAGCGCTCGGGCCTGGAGAACCGCTTCACCGAGATCCTCGGGGTTTCGCTGCCGCAGGTGGCGGTGCCGCTCTTCCCGGGCAAGAACATCACGGTGATCAGCGAGGTCATCGCGCTGAACTTCATGCTGAAGATCTACGGCTACGACGCGGCCCAGGTGCTGAACGAACGCATCCTGAGCACCATGCGCTCGAGCAACCGGCTGCACAACTACCTGGACCACGACCGCGAGTGA
- a CDS encoding PTS sugar transporter subunit IIB produces the protein MPVVLARIDDRLIHGQVTVGWSRQLRPDRIILADNAVAADPWQSRVYASSVPPEIEVSILPVSRAAAELADPAHLDERILLLTASPTEMTELVRIGAPVAKVNVGGLHFSAGKREMLPFVYVDEADLRAFSRLLDMGTRLSAQQVPGGREYAVDRERLAAMGAGGE, from the coding sequence ATGCCGGTCGTCCTGGCCCGCATCGACGATCGCCTCATCCACGGCCAGGTCACCGTCGGCTGGAGCCGCCAGCTCCGGCCCGACCGCATCATCCTGGCCGACAACGCCGTCGCCGCCGACCCGTGGCAGTCCCGGGTCTACGCCAGCAGCGTGCCGCCGGAGATCGAGGTGTCCATCCTTCCGGTCTCGCGGGCGGCCGCCGAGCTGGCCGATCCCGCCCACCTGGACGAACGCATCCTCCTGCTGACCGCCTCTCCCACCGAGATGACCGAACTCGTGCGGATCGGCGCCCCGGTGGCCAAGGTGAACGTGGGCGGGCTGCATTTCTCGGCGGGCAAGCGGGAGATGCTTCCCTTCGTCTACGTCGACGAGGCCGACCTGCGGGCCTTCTCGCGCCTGCTCGACATGGGCACGCGGCTGTCGGCCCAGCAGGTCCCGGGCGGGCGCGAGTACGCGGTCGACCGGGAGCGTCTGGCCGCCATGGGGGCGGGGGGCGAATGA
- a CDS encoding PTS sugar transporter subunit IIC, with protein sequence MTPLGAVLAAALAGLATLVPSGDPSWPAVLGLGLLGGVLVLDDTALAQTWFSQPLPAAVLAGAVLGDPLSGLALGLPIQLIMAGNLPVGQTFTGDPTSAVVASVGAAVLSGRSLSPALAADTRLPVALIGWLVVAVGLASMSGHLLVQAERRAHNLWMREGHRTLRDGRLQRVEAIHLRCLATTFLRGFAVTVVVLLVLRRVWLPLFGDLPTFVHGVLTMVPLLLPGLGLGNLAERYGLRTGWAWLAGGAALSFGFARYVL encoded by the coding sequence ATGACGCCGCTCGGGGCAGTCCTCGCGGCGGCCCTGGCCGGCCTGGCGACCCTGGTCCCGTCCGGCGACCCGTCGTGGCCCGCGGTGCTCGGCCTCGGCCTCCTGGGCGGGGTCCTGGTCCTGGACGACACGGCCCTGGCCCAGACCTGGTTCTCCCAGCCGCTGCCCGCCGCGGTGCTGGCGGGGGCGGTTCTCGGCGATCCCCTCAGCGGCCTGGCCCTCGGCCTGCCGATCCAGCTGATCATGGCGGGCAACCTGCCCGTCGGCCAGACCTTCACCGGCGACCCCACCTCCGCCGTGGTGGCGTCCGTCGGGGCGGCGGTGCTGTCCGGCCGCTCGCTGTCGCCGGCCCTGGCGGCCGACACGCGGCTGCCCGTGGCCCTGATCGGCTGGCTGGTCGTGGCGGTGGGGCTGGCCAGCATGTCCGGCCACCTCCTGGTGCAGGCCGAACGTCGCGCCCACAACCTCTGGATGCGCGAAGGCCACCGCACCCTGCGCGACGGCCGCCTGCAGCGGGTCGAGGCGATCCACCTGCGGTGCCTGGCCACCACCTTCCTGCGGGGCTTCGCGGTGACGGTGGTGGTGCTGCTGGTGCTGCGGCGGGTCTGGCTGCCGCTCTTCGGCGACCTGCCGACATTCGTCCACGGGGTCCTGACCATGGTGCCCCTGCTGCTGCCGGGCCTCGGCCTGGGCAATCTGGCCGAGCGCTACGGCCTGCGCACCGGCTGGGCCTGGCTCGCCGGGGGGGCGGCCCTGTCCTTCGGCTTCGCGAGGTACGTGCTGTGA
- a CDS encoding PTS system mannose/fructose/sorbose family transporter subunit IID — protein MSAPGAARARLPLGLRGRVFVRSLALQASWNHERMQNLGLLVSLLPWLRSRRRDLMSDRVFCRRYYEFFNTNPYLANFVIGGLLRLEEDRAGGAPMPPGMAAKMRDSLGRAFASLGDQLFWLGIRPALTMAICLAGLAGRMGVIMGLVAAFGVGQLVLRWVSLDRGYALGFDLVDLLHHRHWHRGIAAAERVAMLLTGMTAGAYLAKVAAPGIPVDDGLLWTGVGLGLVLPAVLRRRLPGEVLIFVAVALALVLAFAVWFAGG, from the coding sequence GTGAGCGCGCCCGGCGCCGCGCGGGCCCGTCTGCCCCTCGGCCTGCGGGGGCGCGTGTTCGTGCGCAGTCTGGCCCTGCAGGCGAGTTGGAACCACGAGCGGATGCAGAATCTCGGGCTGCTCGTCAGCCTGCTGCCCTGGTTGCGCTCCCGCCGGCGCGACCTCATGAGCGACCGCGTCTTCTGCCGCCGCTACTACGAGTTCTTCAACACGAATCCCTACCTGGCCAACTTCGTCATCGGTGGCCTGCTGCGCCTGGAGGAGGACCGGGCCGGCGGCGCGCCGATGCCCCCGGGGATGGCGGCGAAGATGCGCGACTCGCTGGGCCGGGCCTTTGCCAGCCTGGGCGACCAGCTCTTCTGGCTCGGCATCAGGCCGGCCCTGACCATGGCGATCTGCCTCGCCGGTCTGGCCGGTCGCATGGGCGTGATCATGGGGCTCGTGGCGGCATTCGGCGTCGGCCAGCTCGTGCTGCGTTGGGTGAGCCTGGACCGGGGCTATGCCCTGGGCTTCGATCTGGTCGACCTGCTCCATCACCGCCACTGGCACCGGGGCATCGCCGCCGCCGAGCGGGTGGCCATGCTGCTGACGGGCATGACCGCCGGGGCCTACCTGGCCAAGGTGGCCGCGCCGGGGATTCCCGTCGACGACGGCCTGCTCTGGACGGGGGTGGGGCTCGGGCTCGTGCTGCCGGCGGTGCTGAGGCGCCGCCTGCCGGGCGAGGTGCTCATTTTCGTGGCCGTGGCCCTGGCCCTTGTGCTCGCCTTTGCGGTTTGGTTCGCGGGAGGTTAA
- a CDS encoding HPr family phosphocarrier protein — MKTVTATVSDPVGFHLRAAGRIVKLTKTFASEVTIRFNGRVANAKSIMGLASLAAECGTVVEIEVDGTDEDEASRRLIRLIEVDLAHPEPAPEADSG; from the coding sequence TTGAAGACCGTGACCGCGACCGTGTCCGATCCGGTGGGCTTCCATCTGCGTGCCGCCGGCCGGATCGTGAAACTGACCAAGACCTTCGCGTCGGAGGTGACGATCCGCTTCAACGGACGCGTGGCCAATGCCAAGAGCATCATGGGCCTGGCGAGCCTCGCGGCCGAGTGCGGCACCGTGGTCGAGATCGAGGTCGACGGGACGGACGAGGACGAGGCCTCCCGCCGCCTGATCCGGCTCATCGAAGTCGATCTGGCCCACCCCGAACCCGCCCCCGAAGCCGATTCCGGCTGA
- the ptsP gene encoding phosphoenolpyruvate--protein phosphotransferase: protein MKTYKGIAASPGYAVGPIHPVRQKTIVPVRRSVEVAQLAAEIDRFGSAVAQAKVEILGLIERLTAELGAEEAEILSAQLLMLEDEMVWDATLAVIRLERINAEAAFARTVGDLAARFLEMEDETFRERVNDLRDVEQRVLRAFQGEVADHLAGPPEPSIVSAVNLTPSDTAALGSHNVLGFIMDEGGNTSHVAILARSIGVPAIVGLRGAASRRPAGQTVAIDGTDGRVIARPDEATRAEFALLTRQQIVINEKLVGLKDLPAVTPDGHRVRMMANIELPVELDEALARGAEGIGLLRTEYLFFQHRTIPTEDDQVRVYSEMVRRMEGRPVIFRTLDVGGDKVSDYLGAKREYNPFLGWRGIRFSLANRQLFKTQIKAICRAATAGEAKLMFPMITGVQELRQAREVYDEAVAELVRDGVEHRGDLPVGIMVETPSAVLAADLLAAECDFFSIGSNDLIQYTLAMDRGNARVSYLYRPLHPAILRSIRRTVRAGHEAGIWVGLCGEMGSETRLAEVLLGLELDEISLHGAALPKIKQVVRWTTLDEARDVVDHLIDLPTADEADAWLADYIAGRKRARGNGES from the coding sequence GTGAAGACCTACAAGGGCATCGCCGCCTCCCCGGGCTACGCCGTCGGGCCGATCCATCCGGTGCGCCAGAAGACCATCGTGCCGGTCCGCCGCAGCGTCGAGGTGGCGCAGCTCGCGGCGGAGATCGACCGTTTCGGCAGTGCGGTCGCCCAGGCCAAGGTGGAGATCCTCGGCCTGATCGAACGGCTGACCGCCGAGCTCGGCGCCGAGGAGGCAGAGATCCTCTCCGCCCAGCTGCTGATGCTCGAGGACGAGATGGTGTGGGACGCGACCCTCGCCGTGATCCGCCTCGAGCGCATCAACGCCGAGGCGGCCTTCGCCCGCACCGTGGGCGACCTGGCGGCCCGCTTCCTGGAGATGGAGGACGAGACCTTCCGCGAGCGGGTCAATGACCTGCGCGACGTGGAGCAGCGGGTGCTGCGCGCCTTCCAGGGCGAGGTCGCCGACCACCTCGCCGGCCCGCCCGAACCGTCGATCGTCTCGGCGGTGAACCTGACGCCGAGCGACACGGCCGCCCTCGGCAGCCACAACGTCCTGGGCTTCATCATGGACGAAGGCGGCAACACGAGCCACGTGGCCATTCTCGCCCGCTCCATCGGGGTGCCCGCCATCGTGGGCCTGCGCGGAGCCGCCTCGCGGCGCCCGGCGGGCCAGACGGTCGCCATCGACGGCACCGACGGCCGGGTCATCGCCCGGCCCGACGAGGCGACCCGCGCCGAGTTCGCCCTCCTGACCCGCCAGCAGATCGTCATCAACGAGAAGCTCGTGGGCCTGAAGGACCTGCCCGCCGTCACGCCCGACGGCCACCGCGTCCGCATGATGGCGAACATCGAGCTGCCGGTCGAGCTCGACGAGGCCCTCGCCCGCGGCGCCGAGGGCATCGGCCTGCTGCGCACCGAGTACCTCTTCTTCCAGCACCGCACGATCCCGACCGAGGACGACCAGGTGCGGGTCTATTCCGAGATGGTCCGACGCATGGAGGGGCGGCCCGTCATCTTCCGCACCCTCGACGTGGGCGGTGACAAGGTCTCCGACTATCTCGGCGCCAAGCGCGAGTACAACCCCTTCCTCGGCTGGCGCGGCATCCGCTTCAGCCTGGCCAACCGCCAGCTCTTCAAGACCCAGATCAAGGCCATCTGCCGCGCGGCCACCGCCGGCGAGGCCAAGCTCATGTTCCCCATGATCACCGGGGTGCAGGAGCTGCGGCAGGCCCGCGAGGTCTACGACGAGGCCGTCGCCGAGCTGGTGCGGGACGGCGTCGAGCACCGCGGCGACCTCCCTGTCGGCATCATGGTCGAGACGCCGTCGGCGGTGCTGGCGGCCGACCTCCTGGCCGCCGAGTGCGACTTCTTCAGCATCGGATCCAACGACCTGATCCAGTACACCCTGGCCATGGACCGGGGCAACGCCCGCGTCTCCTACCTCTACCGGCCCCTGCACCCGGCCATCCTGCGCAGCATCCGGCGCACGGTCCGGGCCGGCCACGAGGCCGGCATCTGGGTCGGGCTCTGCGGCGAGATGGGTTCCGAAACGCGCCTGGCCGAGGTCCTGCTCGGCCTGGAACTCGACGAGATCAGCCTCCACGGCGCGGCCCTGCCCAAGATCAAGCAGGTCGTGCGCTGGACGACCCTGGACGAGGCCCGGGACGTGGTGGACCATCTGATCGACCTGCCGACGGCCGACGAGGCCGACGCGTGGCTGGCCGACTACATCGCGGGGCGCAAGCGCGCCCGCGGCAACGGGGAGAGCTGA
- a CDS encoding bifunctional phosphoglucose/phosphomannose isomerase yields the protein MSEWPEGGLGEMFRLIGALPEQMERSAALAGLDEIGRAGADLRRIVLCGMGGSAIAGDLVQPLLQAGRVSLTVWRDYGLPHWVDADDLVLCCSYSGNTEESLSGARRAGELGCARIAVSSGGELTALAGREHFPVVALPGGLPPRASLGFGLGALVRVLERLGVVPGGGGHIHEAAALLRGLDAARRDPMAAPAAGVEDGAGNPSPADLATILAGRVPVIYTAGLEAHAAGLRLKAQLNENSKMPACLAAFPELDHNDLVGWALAPEQRERFVLIILRGPDDNERTAPRVEITRDLLWDEFADVHEIRAAGETPLARVMSLVQYGDYLSCHLAHRNGVDPVPVDRISKLKTALG from the coding sequence ATGAGCGAGTGGCCGGAAGGCGGTCTGGGCGAGATGTTCCGGCTCATCGGCGCCCTGCCGGAGCAGATGGAGCGGAGCGCGGCCCTGGCGGGGCTGGACGAGATCGGCCGGGCGGGTGCGGACCTGCGGCGGATCGTGCTCTGCGGCATGGGGGGCTCGGCCATCGCCGGCGACCTGGTGCAGCCCCTGCTGCAGGCCGGGCGGGTGTCCCTCACCGTCTGGCGCGACTACGGGCTGCCCCACTGGGTCGACGCCGACGACCTCGTGCTGTGCTGCAGCTACTCGGGCAACACCGAGGAGAGCCTCAGTGGCGCGCGCCGGGCCGGCGAGCTCGGTTGCGCCCGCATCGCCGTCAGCTCGGGGGGCGAATTGACCGCCCTGGCCGGGCGCGAACACTTCCCCGTGGTCGCGCTGCCCGGAGGACTGCCGCCGCGGGCTTCGCTGGGCTTCGGTCTCGGTGCCCTGGTGCGGGTCCTCGAGCGGCTGGGCGTGGTCCCCGGCGGCGGCGGGCACATCCACGAGGCGGCGGCCCTGCTGCGCGGCCTCGACGCCGCGCGGCGCGACCCCATGGCCGCCCCGGCGGCGGGGGTCGAGGACGGGGCCGGCAATCCGTCCCCGGCCGACCTGGCGACGATCCTGGCCGGTCGGGTGCCGGTCATCTACACGGCAGGCCTCGAGGCCCACGCCGCGGGGCTGCGGCTGAAGGCGCAGCTCAACGAGAACAGCAAGATGCCCGCCTGCCTGGCGGCATTTCCCGAACTCGACCACAACGACCTGGTCGGCTGGGCCCTGGCGCCGGAGCAGCGCGAGCGATTCGTGCTTATCATCCTGCGGGGTCCGGACGACAACGAACGGACGGCCCCGCGGGTGGAGATCACCCGCGACCTGCTCTGGGACGAGTTCGCGGACGTCCACGAGATCCGGGCGGCGGGGGAAACTCCGCTGGCGCGGGTCATGTCCCTGGTGCAATATGGTGATTACCTGAGTTGCCATTTGGCCCACCGGAACGGGGTCGATCCCGTACCGGTCGATAGAATCAGCAAACTCAAGACCGCGCTGGGCTGA